One window of the Spirochaetota bacterium genome contains the following:
- a CDS encoding pyridoxal phosphate-dependent aminotransferase: MKFDFDRIIDRTGTGSFKWDLADSIFKGSGLLPLWVADMDFESPPEVVAALEERARHGVFGYTAPMPEYFRAVTDWFERRHGWRIAPDWIVPAPGVVPALNLLIQTFTEPGDGVIVQKPVYYPFMGAIKNNGRVIINNPLKLEDKAYRVDYDDLEQKARDPRARMLILCSPHNPVGRLWTKEELKSIGDICAAHDLLVISDEIHCDLTFKGNRHVPFGSISPGFLMKSITCTAPSKTFNLAGLQTANLVIANPELRKRYNRTIECLGLKWPNLFGAEALIAAYRHGDEWLDQLMDYLDGNLTFLKEFIVEKLPRVKVIEPEATYLVWLDFREYGLGNENLKKLLRDQARLALDDGYIFGSPEGDGFERINIACPRAILEEAMERMRGALEGL; this comes from the coding sequence ATGAAATTCGATTTTGACAGGATCATCGACCGCACCGGAACAGGCTCCTTCAAGTGGGACCTGGCGGACTCTATCTTCAAGGGATCGGGACTCCTCCCCCTCTGGGTCGCGGATATGGACTTTGAATCGCCCCCGGAGGTGGTGGCCGCCCTGGAAGAGCGGGCGCGCCACGGCGTGTTCGGATACACGGCGCCGATGCCGGAATACTTCCGGGCCGTGACGGACTGGTTCGAAAGGCGCCACGGATGGAGGATCGCGCCGGATTGGATCGTCCCCGCCCCCGGCGTGGTGCCGGCGCTGAACCTCCTCATCCAGACCTTCACCGAACCGGGCGACGGCGTCATCGTGCAGAAGCCGGTCTACTATCCCTTCATGGGCGCGATAAAGAACAACGGCCGGGTGATCATCAACAATCCCCTGAAGCTCGAGGATAAGGCCTACCGCGTCGATTATGATGACCTGGAGCAGAAGGCAAGGGATCCCAGGGCTCGGATGCTGATCCTCTGTAGCCCCCATAACCCGGTGGGACGCCTCTGGACGAAGGAAGAGCTGAAGAGCATCGGCGACATCTGCGCCGCCCATGATCTCCTCGTCATATCTGACGAGATCCACTGTGACCTGACATTCAAGGGCAATCGCCATGTTCCCTTCGGGTCCATCAGCCCCGGTTTTCTCATGAAATCCATCACCTGCACGGCGCCTAGCAAGACCTTCAACCTGGCCGGTCTCCAGACCGCAAACCTGGTCATAGCAAACCCTGAATTGAGGAAGCGCTACAACCGCACCATAGAATGCCTCGGCCTCAAGTGGCCCAATCTCTTCGGCGCAGAAGCCCTCATCGCCGCCTACCGCCACGGCGATGAATGGCTCGACCAGCTGATGGATTACCTCGACGGGAACCTCACCTTCCTCAAGGAGTTCATCGTGGAGAAGCTGCCCCGGGTGAAGGTGATCGAGCCCGAGGCCACCTACCTGGTGTGGCTCGACTTCAGGGAGTACGGCCTTGGCAATGAAAATCTCAAGAAGCTTCTCCGCGACCAGGCCCGCCTCGCCCTGGACGACGGTTACATCTTCGGCTCCCCCGAAGGGGACGGCTTCGAACGGATCAATATCGCCTGCCCCAGGGCGATACTGGAGGAGGCGATGGAGAGGATGCGGGGAGCTCTGGAAGGACTCTAA